The genome window CTTTTACCTTCGTTTCTATGTTCTTCATGAAGACGGTTTTACTGCACACAGCATCATGACATATTTGGATTGATATTCCTTCTGTCTTGCAGAACAAGTTTCTTGCATTTCTATACAAAGACCGATTCTTTTTTCTATTGTTATAGTGGGTTTCTTTGGAAGATTAGTTTCTTTGTACAGTCTTACCTGTCAGTGCACATTCAGTATAATACTTAAAAAGAACCTATTTCTTTGGTAGTGGTGTCAGATAATTGTGAATTTTAAGAAGGTCAAGAATATGGTATTTAATCTCTAATGTGTATATCTAGAGTTCTTTAAAGAAGCTTAGCATATCCAGTCTCCTATATCACGTCATTCATATAAGATGAGCTCACCATTATAAATATTCTTCTCAGAAGATTCAGAAACATTATTTTCCTTGGGAGTGGTCTTTAGTGTTGTAAAGGTTGAATCTCGTGAATATACGAGACTTTCTGTTTATATGAATTGTTGCAAAAAGCTTCCTGATTAACCCTTTCTATCTTAAGCCAAAAGGTCCTCTTTGGTGTATAAGGCTTATCTGTCAAAATTATTGGCTTTAAGATTTAGAAGATTCCTTTGAGGCAATGGCCATCTGGATCTTGTgagggtgatgcaatcaccatctCTTATGGTCGCATTTCATATGCAAATGATTCAATATACAAATGTCacttatgtttatatttttaGTTGATAAGTAATGCATAAACATTTTGGTTGTTTTCCTATCAGGTGAAGTTGCAGCGAAGCAATTCCTATTGTGTTCCTTGATAACTTTTTTTATGTGGCAGCAAGAGAGTATCTCACTTGCTTTCCAGCAAGTCATTTCTTTGAGCGCTGTGGTCCTTTTGTTTTTTCATTATCTAGAGCTACAATTCCTCCAAGTAAAAGGATTAAAATTGACTGACTAATACATTTGTTAAAGCATGTTAGTGGCTAGGCATGTTAGCCATCAAGTAACAATCTATTCATATAGGTTGatttgatgaaaattttgctTTGTAAATAGAGTTAATATTTGTAAGGATAGTAATGTTACAGCTTGAGAAATATGATTAATTCTGGATTTAGGAAGCAAGTACATTCCAGTTTGGATTGGCTCTGGTATTTATTGTGGCTACGTTTCATGAGAATTATATCTGGCATCTTTCCTCTGATGAATACTATGCTACTGGTAGACTTTCTATGTACTGAAAAATGCAAAGCTTTTATTATGTACCTATGACTAACATGATCGGGACGCTTTTGTTTTGCAGGTGTTACTCATGCAATTGTGAGATGACGACCGATGACACTTTTGAGGATCGGGCATACCTGCAGTTGGAGGATTCTACTAATTTGCTGCATGGAATTGTGCATGCCAACGGATTCGGCCATCTTCTACGAGTAAACGGCAGAGAGGGTGGTTCTAAATACTTGACAGGATGTGATATTATGAGCTTTTGGGACCGGCTGTGTCAGATGCTCCGCGTCAGGTTCGTCGAGTTGTTTCAGGCATGGTTGGACCTGCGAGTTGTCATTACATTCGAATGCCCGAGAAGTTAATTGCTTGCTGAACATACTTAAAAGCACACTGTTTTACCCGCATGTGGCCTTACCAGGTGGATGTTTCTGTTTATGACAGGAAGGTCAGCGTCATGGACATATCCAAGAAACACGGAATGGACTACCGCCTCCTCCACGCCGTCATTGCAGGCCATCCCTGGTACGGGAATTGGGGGTACAAGTTTGGAGCTGGTAGCTTTGCCCTCACCGCCGAGTCCTACCACAAGGCCGTGGACACCCTGTCCAAGGTGCCGCTCTCCATCTTTTTCTCCCGCGGCGGCTACCCTCGGACTCCCCTCCAGAACACGATCGACTTGTACAGGTCGCTCTCGGATCAGCAACCGGTGACTGTCAGAGACCTTTTCCGCTGTGTGTTGCATCAACTCCACGAAGCCCCGGAGCGGGCTAAGTCTGAAAGTCCTGCAGGGAAGAAACCAGTGGCTGGAGTGCTGTGTGCATTGACAAGGGATGGCTTACAACCGGCGGAAGAGCTCATTGTCAAGGTTCTACGAGCTGTTGGTGGGTCCCGGTGGGTGACCTGGCGCGCTCTTCGAGGGGCCGCATGCTACGCCATCGAGCCGCGGGAGCTGCTCGACTGCTGCCTCAGGGGAGTGGTCGGTAAGACCGTGGGCGATGGAATGGTAGTCACTGCCCGCTACAACGCTGAGACAAAGGCCATAGAGTACCGGTTAGTGAAGTAAATATTTAGCATTTCGTTTTTTATgcaacattttttttctttttgccggAGATCGTCTGTCTtaccatattttaaatttcagtctTGAAGCAGCTGATAACCAGCAATCTTCCGCCCAGTGTTTGCCGAGACCATCCGCTGACCATCTCATCCATGACCTTAAATTCCTTTACGATGCCCTGCTCAACCCGGCCTCCATGCAACCCTACAAGCCAAGTGCCTTGAGGGAATCTGCCCTCAGCTCTGCAGTTAAGCTTCTCGACTGTAAGCAATTTATCAGACATTACGATGAGTCTGTATCGTACCTGTCACCTCCAAATCCATCATCTGCGACGGCTCTTTGGTGCCACGTCAAGTTGGTCGACCATCCAGAGGACTACACGGCTCCCCCACCGGAACTCCTGATTCTATCAGCAGGTGCCACCATCGCCGATCTCAAGCTGCAGGTGACGAAAACATTCCAAGAGACCTACTTGGTATTCCAGAGGTTTCAAGCTGAGCAGCTACTCGACCATGAAGAAGCCAGTGACGTGACTCCCGTCAAGTCCTTGTTCGGCTCCTACGGGGTAGCTCGGTTGAGAGGAAGGTTCCTTGGGATCGACCAAAGTCTGGGACTGTTCAGGAAGGAACGGGGAGTCGATAACTGGATCGTCGACTGTGTCTGCGGTGCCAAAGACGATGATGGAGAGAGGATGATGGCCTGCGACGCCTGTGGAGTGTGGCAGCACACGAGGTGTGCAGGGGTTGATGATTTTGAGGAGGTGCCTGCAAAATTTGTCTGTAAAAAATGTGTGGGCATTCGTAAGTACAGAGGTAGAGGAGTTGGGCGGCCAAAAAATGACAGACCCAACGGGAGATGCAAGGATGAAATAGGCCCGTCCTTGACGAGTGTAGGTAGGCTGACAACAGTGGGGTAATGGGGGTAGATTCGTGTTTTGTATAATCTGAGGTATGTGTGTATAGATCTGAGAGCTGATGAGGAATCAGTTCTGGCCTGTTTAATAATCTTTAATCTGCTGTCGAACTTCTTCCTTTTCCGCTCCTGTTTCACCTGCATAGAACCAGTGGAAATGGAACTTTAATGAAGCTTGAGGTGTGATTTGTGCATACCAACAAGTACTGTCTATATCTCGGAATGGTTGGAACTGTTCACATCATACTCCTCAATGTGTTCATGTCTTCGTGTTACTACATTCTTCTTGTTGTCTTCAGAACATGCAGGAGCTGTCATCTGCGAATGTGACTTATCAGCTCATTTTTGTTTCCAATGCTAGGACCTGCACATGCAATTCAAAGGATATCAATAACATGTTTATATGTTGCAAAGAGTGCATGCAAATTTAACCACCATAAACATAGGTCTTGGACACTCAAGAGTTTAATGGACAGTTCCGATGGACAAGAACTCTGTTCCAACAAGTAGAACAGGGCTACAAGGCCAGTGACAACATTTTCTGGTGTGTGAAATATGTGACTTGATTGGCAGCCAAAGTGAATATAGAGCCAAATCAGATCGGGTAAATTGAATACGACTCCCATCAATACAAGAACAGATAAAGTTGTTTGTATACAGCTTAGCTTTACTCTGTATCCACAAAAGTCACACTAACCTTgacctagtgatttaaaaagcgctaggcgctcgcccgaatgaAACGAgacgttaaaatataaaaatataaaatataattaataaacataattatttaaaattttaaataaaatatattattaaattaaaaaaatctaagatataaaatcaaaataatatattattaatctaataaatataaatactattattagtatactgttaataataTAGTATATAGTATaccgttaacagtatactgtatcctgttaacagtatacaaaaggagaagaaggaaaaggagtgtaagggggtgttgactgagaaaagaggaagcgacagcggcagcggcaagTAGCGGGAGCAGCAAGCGGCGACAGCaacagcaggagcgacgagcagcgatagcgggagtggcagcggtagcgagcagcgacaacagcgagtagcgggagcgggagcggcaacgaacaaggttagggttgggtagcgacaactgatatcggttttagttggttcgattgaaccaactaaagcatcggagaccgaaccagacctaaaatcctggtttggtcacctggtttaacctaggtgctcgcccgaagcacccagCGCCTAGGTTGAGCgctcgcctctttgaagcgcgccacttggaagtgaagcgaggcgctcgggcctcgcctcacctcgcccgagcgcctaggcgagcgcccgagcgcctttttaaatcactgccttGACCATCCAAGTCATTGATACAAACATTGCTATTACGCCAAGGCTCGATCAAGCTTCAAgacttacccaaaaaaaaaaaaaaaaatcaagcttcAAGTAATAGAACATACAACAAAACAACCAATCAGCAGTACAAGTTACCTTATTGTAGAACAGTCAAACCCCTATTCCAGCATTCTTGAATGTTTGTCAGATTAGCCATCTGTTGCAAGAGAAACATACATACGCAAAACAGAggcaatatttatttataattagacCATATGACTCCAACTGTTTACCCTGACAAAGCAACACTAGCAAGACACATGTAGACCGGCATAAAATAGTTTTAACATTCTATATAAATTGATCCTTTAACTATATTCTGACAATCCAACAAACCCACAAAGCTTCTGATTTGAATAGCAAAATCCTGAGTGAGTTAAATTCTCATCACAAAAGAGTAAGAGGTCATCTGCAAACCTAGAGTTCTTcaattatttgaattttgaaaagaAGTCAAATACCTTCTTAGCAGTGAGTTGTATCTTGATATCTTTAAGAATTGAGTTGTATGCTACCAGCAAATCTAACTTGATAGTTGCTTTTGAAGGAATTTGAGCCCTGTGATAATTTTGAAGCAATTCTTGAGTCTATTGAATATTAGCAAATTTTCAATTCCTTATAGTGCAAACTGAACCAAATTCTTAATCGCCATCTGTATTCTATTTGAATATACCCTAGATATGCATTTACATATTTCAATGCAACAGGCAATAGGTGAGAATCCTGCAAAACGTTTGGAGCTTTAACTATAGAAACTAATGAAAGAGACGAATCATTAATTGCTTTCAGCATATTTCCCACTGATGCAGAATTCTTTCATTGCTGCACTCACCTCAGTACCAATTGAATTCGAGCAATGCTGATAAAATTTTGATACATCCATCTGGTTCAACAGGCTTGATCCCTTTCTATGAGAAAATGGTTGTGTTAAGTTCTTCATTAGATATTCTACTTTCAATAAATAAAAGCTTGTTCATCCTCAGTACAGGACAAAACTTCCAATTTATTTGGATCGACCGACCTTCTACTTACATGACCTTCAGCTTTTATCTGTATCACTAATCCTGTTATCTACTTGAAGTTGTTATGGTCCTTTGGGCATTGATTAAAATTGTAAAAGAGAATTAGGCTGTTATCTAAAGACTGAAACTAATCAACCCTGTGCTTTTGCATTATTCTAATTAGAGAGTCATATTAAGCAGATGGTTTTTTCAGCTCTGTAATTTCTTATCAGTTTAGTTACTTTGCAGCTTCTTTTGTAAAAAGAGAACCTTTATATTTTAATCAATAATTCTGGCAAAAAATCGGTACttcagaattttttttctttagcaGCTTTAACTTTTGAACAACAGAAGACATCTTGCAACCCTTAATCGAAATCTTCCATGTCATTAATAAGCTGCAAAAGATTCTCAATTTTAGTTCAATGTTAAAGAATCTGAGGTAGTTCTCTTACAATAAGCAGTATGTTCTCTTACAATATGTCCATAGAACATTAAAATAAGCAGTATGTTCTCTTAAACCTTCAAATAATTGTTCTTACCCCAATTTTCAACTTCTCTGTTTTATGGGATCATTTAGAACACTGACATTCCAGCATTGAATGAACATTCTTTTTTTCTACCAAGACAGA of Musa acuminata AAA Group cultivar baxijiao chromosome BXJ2-3, Cavendish_Baxijiao_AAA, whole genome shotgun sequence contains these proteins:
- the LOC135608010 gene encoding PHD finger protein At1g33420-like, whose protein sequence is MVVNERPLKRAKRRVTADLCDFLTFPDDGAGLDGPFRANIRAFLARHGRPAAPPPPPPAILPHPSAADGDGPRLLTWRVAFRVGGGCAGYCDGQAAEVALDVVEEDVPRSKSIYCDQCRVVGWSDHPVCGKRYHFIIRNDKNSMSTSGVTCTRCGTLLSLSNLRCYSCNCEMTTDDTFEDRAYLQLEDSTNLLHGIVHANGFGHLLRVNGREGGSKYLTGCDIMSFWDRLCQMLRVRKVSVMDISKKHGMDYRLLHAVIAGHPWYGNWGYKFGAGSFALTAESYHKAVDTLSKVPLSIFFSRGGYPRTPLQNTIDLYRSLSDQQPVTVRDLFRCVLHQLHEAPERAKSESPAGKKPVAGVLCALTRDGLQPAEELIVKVLRAVGGSRWVTWRALRGAACYAIEPRELLDCCLRGVVGKTVGDGMVVTARYNAETKAIEYRLEAADNQQSSAQCLPRPSADHLIHDLKFLYDALLNPASMQPYKPSALRESALSSAVKLLDCKQFIRHYDESVSYLSPPNPSSATALWCHVKLVDHPEDYTAPPPELLILSAGATIADLKLQVTKTFQETYLVFQRFQAEQLLDHEEASDVTPVKSLFGSYGVARLRGRFLGIDQSLGLFRKERGVDNWIVDCVCGAKDDDGERMMACDACGVWQHTRCAGVDDFEEVPAKFVCKKCVGIRKYRGRGVGRPKNDRPNGRCKDEIGPSLTSVGRLTTVG